A single Prevotella sp. E15-22 DNA region contains:
- the porV gene encoding type IX secretion system outer membrane channel protein PorV — protein sequence MAFGLWLGAVQGASADDYKTNTFNPVEHAVISQTIAPDARSAGMGDVGAATDPDVNSQHWNLAKYPFCISRAGVSLNYTPWLRQLVNDIDLAYVTGYYRIGDYGALSGSLRYFSLGTVYTDGIGEDESTTVKPYEMALDVAYSRMLSEHFSLGVGLRWIYSDLRYDYSEDSKPANTFSADIAMYYNNYVMLGNRECQLGLGATVTNIGSKISYYGDEESQFIPTNLRVGTSLMIPVDEYNRFSIAADANKLLVPTVPVQGVDESNSDYQDRVRRQYSDMSSIKGMFESFSDAPGGFKEELEEIQWSVGAEYTYHDQFALRAGYHHESESKGNRKYFTVGGGFRMNVFSLDVGYVISTAQSNPLDQTLRFTLAFDMDGLKDLFK from the coding sequence ATGGCTTTTGGCCTGTGGCTCGGAGCTGTACAAGGCGCTAGCGCCGACGACTACAAGACGAACACGTTCAACCCCGTTGAGCATGCCGTGATATCACAGACCATTGCCCCCGATGCCCGTTCGGCTGGTATGGGCGATGTGGGTGCTGCCACCGACCCTGATGTCAACTCGCAGCACTGGAACCTGGCCAAGTATCCATTCTGCATCAGTCGTGCAGGTGTGTCTCTGAACTACACCCCCTGGCTGCGCCAGTTGGTCAACGATATCGACCTGGCCTATGTTACAGGCTATTATCGCATTGGCGACTATGGTGCCCTGTCAGGTTCATTGCGCTATTTCTCGCTGGGTACGGTCTATACCGATGGCATCGGCGAGGACGAGTCGACCACGGTGAAGCCCTACGAGATGGCTCTCGACGTGGCCTACTCGCGCATGCTGAGTGAGCACTTCTCGCTGGGCGTTGGCCTGCGCTGGATCTATAGTGACCTGCGTTATGACTATAGCGAGGACTCGAAGCCCGCCAATACCTTCTCTGCCGACATCGCCATGTACTATAACAACTATGTGATGCTGGGCAACCGCGAGTGTCAGTTGGGCCTGGGTGCCACGGTGACCAACATTGGTAGTAAGATTTCCTATTATGGCGACGAGGAAAGCCAGTTCATCCCCACCAACCTGCGTGTTGGTACCTCGCTGATGATTCCCGTCGACGAATACAACCGCTTCAGTATTGCGGCCGATGCCAACAAACTGCTGGTGCCCACCGTGCCTGTGCAGGGTGTCGACGAGAGCAACTCCGACTATCAGGACCGTGTGCGTCGTCAGTATTCCGACATGTCGAGCATCAAGGGTATGTTCGAGAGCTTCAGCGATGCCCCTGGCGGATTCAAGGAAGAGCTCGAGGAGATTCAGTGGAGCGTGGGTGCCGAATATACCTACCACGACCAGTTTGCCCTGCGTGCCGGTTATCACCACGAGAGTGAGTCGAAGGGCAACCGTAAGTACTTCACCGTGGGTGGCGGCTTCCGTATGAACGTCTTCTCGCTCGATGTGGGCTACGTCATCTCTACTGCCCAGAGCAACCCCCTCGACCAGACCCTTCGTTTCACCCTGGCCTTCGATATGGATGGCCTTAAAGACTTGTTCAAATGA
- the ispF gene encoding 2-C-methyl-D-erythritol 2,4-cyclodiphosphate synthase: MIRVGMGYDVHQLVEGCDLWMGGIKLEHTMGLLGHSDADVLIHAICDAILGAANMRDIGYHFPDTSAETDGMDSKIILKKTIELIATKGYHLVNIDATICAEKPKMNPHIPAMQQCMAQVIGCDPDQVSIKATTTEKLGFTGRQEGISAYAVALIEK; encoded by the coding sequence ATGATCAGAGTAGGCATGGGATATGATGTCCACCAGTTGGTGGAGGGCTGCGACCTGTGGATGGGCGGCATCAAGTTGGAACACACCATGGGCCTCTTGGGTCATAGCGATGCCGACGTGTTGATTCACGCCATCTGCGATGCCATTCTTGGCGCTGCCAACATGCGCGACATTGGCTATCACTTCCCTGACACCTCGGCCGAGACCGATGGTATGGACAGCAAGATCATCCTCAAGAAGACCATCGAACTCATCGCCACCAAGGGTTATCACCTGGTGAACATCGATGCCACCATCTGTGCCGAGAAGCCCAAGATGAATCCCCATATCCCTGCCATGCAGCAATGCATGGCACAGGTGATAGGCTGCGATCCCGATCAGGTGTCCATCAAAGCCACCACCACCGAGAAGCTGGGCTTCACAGGCCGACAAGAGGGCATTTCGGCCTATGCCGTGGCCCTCATCGAAAAATAG
- a CDS encoding LytTR family transcriptional regulator DNA-binding domain-containing protein, protein MTKNQPKLILKGHDEIYLIDLDQVLYFLADDHYAHVYYANGYHCMVPYGLSKIENCLQEMEADTSFLMRLSRKYIINTNHLQRVSTVKELIVLLDNAGNAVTLHVSKAALRENMELFSKH, encoded by the coding sequence ATGACTAAGAACCAACCAAAACTTATCTTGAAGGGACACGATGAGATCTACCTCATCGATCTTGACCAGGTGCTCTATTTCTTGGCCGACGACCATTATGCCCATGTTTATTATGCCAACGGTTACCATTGCATGGTGCCCTATGGTCTTTCAAAGATTGAGAATTGCTTACAAGAAATGGAGGCCGACACCTCGTTCCTGATGCGCCTTAGCCGCAAATACATTATCAATACCAACCATCTGCAGCGTGTGAGCACTGTGAAGGAGCTGATTGTTCTTCTTGACAATGCCGGTAATGCCGTGACATTACACGTATCGAAGGCAGCCTTAAGAGAAAACATGGAATTGTTCTCAAAACACTAA